GGAACTGCCTGCAGTCGGCAGCTTAACGGAGCTGTCTTAGCCCGATTAGGAGGAAATGACTAATCTCGGCATCTTCTCGTAGTGCTGGCCTGGAGGTTCTGGGGCAGATAACCTGGTAGGATGGGAAGTGGTTGGATAAGTGGTGTTGGGGTGCTAGGTGATTATCTCCTCAAAAATAGTGGTTCTGGCTTTGTCTCCATGAGGACAATGGGGTTCTCTTTAGTGGATCCCCTGACACGGGGGAAGAGAAGATGTTCACAGTGAGGCATGGCCTGTATATTTAAAAGATGGACTAGCAACAGACATGCAGATGAGTTGAGAACACATGTAGGCAATGATATCCAtccccttagagcagtggtcggcaaactcagtcaatggagccaaatatcaacagtgcaacgattgaaatttcttttgagagccaaattttttaaacttaaactatataggtaggtacattgttattaatttaattagggtactcctaaactggcctttgctaaaaactcaaggggccaaagagccacatgtggctcgtgtgctgcggtttgccgaccactgctaggGGAAGGAGAAGACTTGAGACCTTCCACTGTGGTCCCCCTTTGGCCTTTCATTCCCCTTTTCTTAAAACCTGACTTAAAGAGCCAAGATTTGAGACTGAAGTGATCATTTCTTTGATCATAAggtgaatttaaaatatatattttaatatctctgaGAATTAGGCTACCTTATAATCAATGGCATCTTACTAATAAAATgcagtgatttttctttcttagtggcTCATAAAATGATGGTGCATCTTATTATCAGTGACATTGGGTTTTAAGTGTTAGCTGTTTGTGGGAGGTAGGCTAGATATGGAGGCCAGGGAACCTGCCACTTAGCTGTGGAAAGATTAAAACGGTGTTCCCTCAGGTCTTAGGGGAGCTGAGGTACAGGAAAAGTAAGGTTCAGCTCCAGGGTATCTGGCACAGAGTATGTGTGGGATAGGATCAACATCTGTCCCAGCCATGACTCCCCAGAGCCATAATGTGTGACACCTGAgtcagggaaggggggagaaagccATTGTGAATCAGGCCAAGACCAAAATAGTATTCCATCCTGGTGGAGTTCTGAAATCACAATATAGGCTGAAACATTCTGGTTGCTTTAACACAAAAGAGATGAGAGGTATTAGATATTCTTTGCAGGGAGTTGGGAGTGTTTATTGCAATTCTTTGTCCAATTTGTTCACCAAATCCACAATACCAGAGGAGGGCTTTTCCTCCCTTGAAATTGGAAGGCCATGGTTTAGGGACTGACAAGAAAAGGACAGAAGTTAAGGAAACTGTTGCCCTCAGATGAGAAGccaactaaaaatataattttgtttacgAAGTCCTTCCTGTTTGGTAGACAGAGGTGTTCAAATAACTCTAAAGGAATATGTTAAGTGCCAGGGGGGAGGTGGGTGCTGAGTGCAGTGGGAGCTCAGAGGAAGAAGGGAACTGGGGGCTTGTAGAGCCTGGAAAGTGACGACATTACAGCTGGATCTCAAGATGAACAAGGCAGCTGGGGAAGCGTATTCCAGGCTAAGCAAGTACCTCCAGCCTGGTATGCCATTACTGGGCACCGCCGACTCTGCCTTGGCCTTTTTGGCAGCCGGCTGGACCCTAGCCTGGCTGGGCCTTGTTTTTATCCGTCCATGGGGTGGGCTGGAGTTTTtggtccctgcctttctctctggcctcctccatgcTCAGCTCTGGCAACAACTGCTCCTTTATCCGACTTAATCAGAGCTGTGAAACAGTTTCGTTTCACCCTTTTCTGTCCATTAACTGCTGCCTATTAATTAGTGCAGTTGGACTCCCCACACTCATAATCGTCCTTCACGAACCATGCCTCCCCTCTGCAACTTTTGCTAAATATGTGACTGCTCCTCAGTGTAGCTACCCATCCCTGAGACGTGATTACAGATGTTGGCTGTGtggaccccccaccccagctgcccAAGTGGCCACAGCTTGGCCTGATGCTTCTTCTTGATTAGCCCTTCatagcccccctccttccttcctccctgtcttcccCCTGACATTGCCAGGCCTCACACTGGCTACAAATTAACATCCTGTGATAAGGAGTGCTCTTCTCATGCTGCTCCAGATCTTGGAGAATAGTGCTGGGGGCCCAGAGGGACTGAGGTGATCCCCTCTCCTGACCTAATGGTCCCATCTAAACCCCAGTCAGCTTGTTCCAGATCACTTGACCTCATTATAGATCGGAGATCACAGATTTTGATCGTGCTGCCTCTTAAGCCCTCAACTCTGATGACTGCTCCCTTTTGTTTACTTAGCTGCCATATGAAAttccacatgctcaaagccctgCTTCTTTTCACCAACCAGCTTCCTTACCCTTATTCCCCGAACCTCCCCCAAACCAGCTCCTAGCCACCATCACCCCAGTGCTCCACTCCCCTGTTCTCTTTCCTAGGTTTGATTCTTGACTCCTTTCCTCTGGATCCTCCTGCTCCAACCCACTCATGCTCACTTACTCTCCTTTGCTCAAGCTAAGCCTAGGGTATGGGGAGAAAGTGACCCCTTCTTTACTAATAGCTGGGCTGCGCTAGAAACCACAGGGGAAACGGCGGTACTTATTGGCAGAGGGAATGGCAGATGATGATGTTGGTAAAGCTGGCTACTGCTGACTGCTCTGACTCAGTGCCTGGTGCTGTGCGGGGTGCATACGCGCCACGTTGTTCTTCCAGCCCCCTTAGGAATAGACCCAATTTTTCAGACGAAGGAAGTGAGGCTCAGCATCCTTCAGTGACTTGCTCAAGTACACACAACTATAAGTGCCTGAGCCTGTAATTTAAATTCTTTCAATCCCTAATCTACCTTTAtgtagtctttttcttttaaccttgCTGTATAGAATCCTTTAGGTCAAAtggttttctttggaaaataagtCATTgtcttgctcttcccctcccctcagtcCAGGGAGCCCAAATGTGTTACACAACCTGGCCCCTTTGTGGGCTTTGTCCCTTCTGTAGTGTGGTCCCAGATTAGACCTGTCCTCTTTACATCCTGAGGTAGCAGTGGGGGTGGGAAGCACAAAGGGGCTTCCTGCCAGCCAATGAGGAAGCGACAGCCTAGGCTGGGTGCTGGCATCATCTGCTCCTGCTAAGATGATCATCAACATAAAAGGCTAATTGTATTAATCACCAAGGCACCCGTCCGGAGTCTCCCTCCCTCTGGGGAGAATTATGAATTACAATTGCAGATGGCTCTGCTGATTGAAGACAGTGCTCAGCAGGGAGAAGGGCCAGATCAGATTACACACCATTAATTAAAAACTCCTGACAAATGGGAGGAAGAGAGTGCACATCAAGGGTCTGCCTGGTGGGGTCTCAGTCCTCTCTGTGCTCCTCACCTCCCACCCAGGCCCAGGGGCTGTGACTGTGAAGCCCTCTGCCCCTGGCTGGAACCACTGACACTTGGTTTCCTGAAGGCCAGCCCTTCCCTCATCCGAACAGATGGCTGGCTGTCCTACTAAAGGGCTGCAGAGAAGGAGAAGCTCACCTTTGGTTCCTCATTTCTGTTTAACTTTGGATGCTCTTCAGATTTTAACCTAATTCCTCACTTCTCACGAAGCTTGTCTCCTTGCCCTAGTCCTATTCCGACAGCCCAGCTTCAAAGAACTGTTTGTGAAAGTAGCCCCCAGCTTCCTCTTCCGGCAGTCACCCCTCCGTCCTGAAGTTTCTGGGACAGAGGTTGGCTCTGAAGTAGGAGTGAGGACTCCCTGTGACTGTGTACCCTCTTCCCAGCTATCCCTGTGGGAAAGCACAACTCCTCAGCTGCTGTCATCTTGACTTATTTGGAGCTGTAACTTCTGAATTCTCCTCTTGATCAATTActacctccccaccctcccagccACCCAgcctcagtcattcattcattcatcagactTTTATTGAGCACCCAGTGTGTGCTCTGCTCTGGGGGTGTGGATGCGGAGATAATTTGTCTAGGAGCTTAAGGGCCTGCTGCAGGAgctccaccccctgccctctTCAACCTTTTAGTTTTTGCTTCCCTCATCCTCTGGCTGCAGCTTGTATAAGACCCCCTGGAGCACTATTTTGGAAAATTCTAAACTGGGAGTTTGGGagatcttaaagggactgtggtACTAAGCTGGGTGACCTTTAGCAAGTCAATCATAttacatctctctctccctctctcttgcacacatacacacacagtccaTCTGTCCCTGCTTATAAAAGGGCACAAGAAACCCTGGGCTCAGATTGTGAAGATGGATGAATGTGGCCCAGCTTGGGGAGCTGTGCACTGTGTTCTGCACTGACAGGGTAACAGCACAGCATGGTCACTGTAGCCATGAGTCCCAGGGATGCATAGATCACAGCTGGGCCCTGTTACCCGGACCTGGGGAGACTTTGGCAGCCCTTCCCCACCATTCAGCCCCTTTGGAGACATCATAGAAAGGAACCTATCTATTTTATGGATTTGGTTGCTGCATCTCAATACCATAGTGACTGGTGTCATAGAGATGAGAACTGACTTTTACAAGCTTGTGTCTTCATTCTAGggtccctcccccaacacatccTCTTCCCCTTACAAAGCtccacacacactcacccccccacacacacaaatctcCCAGGTTGGTAGACCCagcagagaaggaggcaggggcCCTGTAATTGGAGCtgatgaaatgagaaaaatttactcttttcctccctttcactcctcttcctctctcctccctctttcctcccattACCAACAGCAATTGTATTCAAACCCAACCATCACAGTCATAGCAACAATAATCAtcatttatttgctttgtttttgtaacattttaacttccaaacacattttccaatttcttgtttgttttcacaGCACTCTGGGGGAAGCTTGTGGCCATTTGATAGTTGGGGAAGCTGAGATCCAGATAGGACCCCAAGTCGTGGGCAGCTTGTAAATACTAACAAACCAACTGAGACTGGTAGTCCATCACAGGCACTGAACTGAAAATCTTGGTTTCCTGGGTCATCCTTACCATCTTCGGGACTTGCTCAACCGCTTTTGGGAGGTCCTGGCAGATCTGAGGAGGAGGCTGGAGACAGCTCCTGTGGCCCAGGTCAGGGACTGGGCTGGGCTGTCCTCAGAATGTTCCTGTGAATAGGACTAGGGGGTGGAAGGCAGGCAGACACCCAGAACTTGCCCTGGAAAATGACCCTCTGCTAGCTTGAGAAagcttcctctctgtgtctgctCTTCCCAAGAGCAGGGCCTCTCctgaacatggggggggggggggcgggggggggagtgAGGAATGAAATTGTACTGGGAGGGTAATCTCTGTCCTCAGGAATCCCCCAATCTGAGGGGAGAGCCCTACCCCCCAGACCACACTCAAGAGCAGAGACATCCCTCTGAGGGGCTCTTGGTCTTCTGGGAAGTCTGGCCTCTCCTTCTCAAGGGTGATGTGAGAAGTTGGGGTTCACCGAGGTGACTTGAGTCTTCAGTCTCTAAGCAGACTGGTGTCTGGGCTCTAATTCCTTTTTTCCCAAGACATAGGGATCTAGAGTCCAgatagatgagaggaggggagggcaatTATGAattcccctgcctccctctgctcTATCCCATTAAGAGATGGCGGAGGAGGAAATTGAACAAATTTGCTCCCCACATTCTATCTAGAATTGTAATGCCTGAGAGAGGAATCCCCTGCCCACTCTGTTAGGACAAGAGGCCAAGCCTCTCTATATACCCTTCAAAATTCCCCTTCCCCTCAGAAAACCCAAAGTCCTGTCACACAAGGCATGCTGCCCACATACAGGGCTCCTCTCAGAAGCCTGAGGGCAGGGGCCAAGTTCTATGCTATCTGACACACACTCTCCCCTTTGGTGTCCCCTGACCTGCGCTGGGATTCCTTTTTCTGGGGCTCCACTTCTACCACTTGATCAATTTCTGTGGTGCCTGTGAAGATGGCTAGTCGCTGGGCCAGGGTTTTGGTGTCAGGGAACAGGATAAAGTTGTAGATCAGCGAAGCCAGCACACCCCCTGTCAGGGGTCCCACCCAGAAGatctgaagaggaagagagaggtgggCACCCGACTTGTGAGCGATCAGGACCATAGGGTGGCTTTGGGACCCCTATCTGCTCCCCCGGTGCTGACTTGGTCTCACAAGAACCCTCAAGCTATCTAAAAGGTGGCAAATTTGAGAAGCACCAGTTCCTCCCACCCCAGTCCCTGCAGGTGAGGGGATCTTGCCTCCCACAGGGTGGGCCCAGTCCCCTCAccattcctttctccttcctctcacctCCCCATGCCAGCCGGGAGCCCTGGCTAGTGCTTTTCCTATCTTTGCTGGCATATGTgtctatttctgtttctctttttctttatacaaGTTTGGAAATTGGTCCAGCTGGAGAAAGTGAATAAGGAAACAGCCATGACTTGAGGCTTGGGGCTGTAGCTCCTGCCCTGGCCCATTTCTTGCTAATCCACTGGGTACCCTGGGCTATTAAAGCTGGAAAGAAAGGAAGTACAAGCCAGGATACTCGCTCTGGTCTTCTGAGCTTAGGAAAACCTCCAGTGGGGGTCAAAATTGTCTGTGGCAGGGAGATTCATCTGTCTGCTGCTGGTAACAGTCCCTATTGCCCCTCCTTGGGCCCTCACCGCTCCCATGACTACCAGCAGAGGGTCTTACCCAGTGGACTTCGAACTTCCCAAGGACAACGGCAGGACCAAAGGAGCGGGCTGGGTTCATGCAACCGCCAGTGAAGCAGACCTGGGAAGAGATTGTGGGTTCAGGGTGTGAGGAGGCTCTAGGCAGGTCTGGAAGGGGACAGTCCCCTCTGCCTTGGCTCAGAGCCGCAGTGCTGGCCTTGCTTCCTGCAGCATCACATCCTGGGCCTGGAGTGCAGGGCATAGCCGCAGCCCCAAGATATGAGGGGCTCAGGGAGGGACATTTACTGGTCTTCAGGGcccctgcagcccccaccccaggaggGAGCAGTGTGTGCATATGCCTAGTGTTCCCTTTGCCTCTTACCCCAATGAGGTGGCCCGCTGCCACAGACATCCCAATCATGATGGCTGGGGAGCCCAGAGCCTGGCGGCTGTCAGTAGAGGCAAAGACACAGAGCACCATCTGCAGGGTCAGAATCAGCTccagtgccaccgcctggcccgTTGAGACAGGGCTCTTGACCTGGGTGAAGGGGTTACACTGGAGTCCACACGGGCCTGCCAGGGGATAGTGACCCCTGGCCTCATTTCTTCATTGTAAGAGGGTGACATCTCACCACTGCCATTCCAGGATTTAAGGAGAACTGCATTGGGGCTCGAAACAGCCTAAGCCACTTGCTTCCTGCAGAAGCAGTGTGACCCTTCCCTCCTTAGTGGTTGGTTGGGACCAGTGATTTAGGCGGGTGGCAGGGGCTCAGGACGGGTGGGAAAGGGGAGGCGCAGAGAAGCTGGGGTACATGTTTACAAGCTGGGTGGGAGTGGAAGAAGGACACTTGGGGAAAGAGGTGGAACATAGATGATTAGGAGAACCTGGGAAAGGGGCAGTAAAACAGGCCTTCAGGtcccagggagggaggagcacGGGGAAGCAGAGGAGCAGGGGACGCAGCATACTTGGGCAGGAAGATGAAATGCGTGCAGGCCCCTGCCACCACCTACAGCCCCAGCCCGCCCTGGCTGCCCCAACCCTTAAATGCCG
The DNA window shown above is from Saccopteryx bilineata isolate mSacBil1 chromosome 2, mSacBil1_pri_phased_curated, whole genome shotgun sequence and carries:
- the AQP6 gene encoding aquaporin-6 isoform X1 — its product is MEPERPSLTSTLGCQFWMAINKALFAEFLATGLYVFFGVGSATRWPSALPSVLQIAITFNMATAVAVQIAWKVSGAHINPAVTLAFLVGSQISLPRALAYVAAQLLGAIVGAALLYKVTPEDIRETFAVNVVKSPVSTGQAVALELILTLQMVLCVFASTDSRQALGSPAIMIGMSVAAGHLIGVCFTGGCMNPARSFGPAVVLGKFEVHWIFWVGPLTGGVLASLIYNFILFPDTKTLAQRLAIFTGTTEIDQVVEVEPQKKESQRRSLCLGKKGIRAQTPVCLETEDSSHLGEPQLLTSPLRRRGQTSQKTKSPSEGCLCS
- the AQP6 gene encoding aquaporin-6 isoform X2, with protein sequence MEPERPSLTSTLGCQFWMAINKALFAEFLATGLYVFFGVGSATRWPSALPSVLQIAITFNMATAVAVQIAWKVSGAHINPAVTLAFLVGSQISLPRALAYVAAQLLGAIVGAALLYKVTPEDIRETFAVNVVCFTGGCMNPARSFGPAVVLGKFEVHWIFWVGPLTGGVLASLIYNFILFPDTKTLAQRLAIFTGTTEIDQVVEVEPQKKESQRRSLCLGKKGIRAQTPVCLETEDSSHLGEPQLLTSPLRRRGQTSQKTKSPSEGCLCS